The Monomorium pharaonis isolate MP-MQ-018 chromosome 5, ASM1337386v2, whole genome shotgun sequence genome includes a window with the following:
- the LOC114255002 gene encoding protein lap1 isoform X2: MNDNTKKHHASFENPTSKRCRTLKRTQEIEEEKCKNETFYHLSSYNPLCNNFNNITKWLNLTNVNLSNNKIDKLPKEFGILSILQLNLSQNRLSDHEWLWLNQSPIKKTLLFLDISNNSLLELSEHIWDLNSLVELNVSDNLLEYLSQDIGNVKSLKILDVSHNLLSYLPARLLDVKLEIINMTMNPFDFDEIYKIEIPRLIQFASKMLLQHYSPTRFPSIAVEEYARRNMIETCSHCKDLCTTSYVHAAILLSSDLLAHNVINDLSDLLDNELLFEFFHCYPECKVNLY, from the exons ATG AATGACAATACTAAGAAACACCATGCATCTTTCGAAAATCCGACATCTAAAAGATGCCGAACTTTAAAAAGAACTCAAGaaatagaagaagaaaaatgtaagaacgaaacattttatcatttatcatCTTACAATCCTCTCTGTAATAACtttaacaatataacaaaatggctgaatttaacaaatgttaatttatcaaataataaaattgataaattgccAAAGGAGTTCGGCATTCTGTCTATTCTTCAACTTAATTTATCGCAGAATCGCTTGAGTGATCATGAGTGGTTATGGCTAAACCAATCTCCTATTAAGAAAACTTTACTTTTTCTtgatataagtaataattcg cTTCTTGAATTATCGGAACACATTTGGGATTTAAACTCTTTAGTGGAATTAAATGTTAGTGATAATCTATTGGAATACTTATCACAAGACATTGGAAATGTAAAAAGTCTAAAAATTCTGGATGTGTCACATAACTTGTTATCATATTTACCAGCAAGACTCCTTGATGTAAAACTAGAAATCATAAATATGACAATGAATCCATTTGACTTTGatgagatatataaaatagaaataccaCGTCTTATTCAATTTGCATCAAAGATGCTATTGCAACATTACAG ccCTACAAGATTTCCATCAATTGCAGTGGAGGAATATGCAAGAAGAAATATGATAGAAACTTGTAGCCACTGTAAAGATCTATGCACGACTTCTTATGTACATGCAGCCATTTTATTATCTTCAGATCTATTAGCTCATAATGTGATAAACGACTTGTCCGATCTATTAGACAACGAATTGCTATTCGAATTTTTCCATTGTTATCCTGAATGTAAagtgaatttatattaa
- the LOC114255002 gene encoding protein lap1 isoform X1, producing the protein MQNDNTKKHHASFENPTSKRCRTLKRTQEIEEEKCKNETFYHLSSYNPLCNNFNNITKWLNLTNVNLSNNKIDKLPKEFGILSILQLNLSQNRLSDHEWLWLNQSPIKKTLLFLDISNNSLLELSEHIWDLNSLVELNVSDNLLEYLSQDIGNVKSLKILDVSHNLLSYLPARLLDVKLEIINMTMNPFDFDEIYKIEIPRLIQFASKMLLQHYSPTRFPSIAVEEYARRNMIETCSHCKDLCTTSYVHAAILLSSDLLAHNVINDLSDLLDNELLFEFFHCYPECKVNLY; encoded by the exons ATGCAGAATGACAATACTAAGAAACACCATGCATCTTTCGAAAATCCGACATCTAAAAGATGCCGAACTTTAAAAAGAACTCAAGaaatagaagaagaaaaatgtaagaacgaaacattttatcatttatcatCTTACAATCCTCTCTGTAATAACtttaacaatataacaaaatggctgaatttaacaaatgttaatttatcaaataataaaattgataaattgccAAAGGAGTTCGGCATTCTGTCTATTCTTCAACTTAATTTATCGCAGAATCGCTTGAGTGATCATGAGTGGTTATGGCTAAACCAATCTCCTATTAAGAAAACTTTACTTTTTCTtgatataagtaataattcg cTTCTTGAATTATCGGAACACATTTGGGATTTAAACTCTTTAGTGGAATTAAATGTTAGTGATAATCTATTGGAATACTTATCACAAGACATTGGAAATGTAAAAAGTCTAAAAATTCTGGATGTGTCACATAACTTGTTATCATATTTACCAGCAAGACTCCTTGATGTAAAACTAGAAATCATAAATATGACAATGAATCCATTTGACTTTGatgagatatataaaatagaaataccaCGTCTTATTCAATTTGCATCAAAGATGCTATTGCAACATTACAG ccCTACAAGATTTCCATCAATTGCAGTGGAGGAATATGCAAGAAGAAATATGATAGAAACTTGTAGCCACTGTAAAGATCTATGCACGACTTCTTATGTACATGCAGCCATTTTATTATCTTCAGATCTATTAGCTCATAATGTGATAAACGACTTGTCCGATCTATTAGACAACGAATTGCTATTCGAATTTTTCCATTGTTATCCTGAATGTAAagtgaatttatattaa